A window of Sulfurimonas gotlandica GD1 contains these coding sequences:
- the rplL gene encoding 50S ribosomal protein L7/L12 codes for MAVTKEDVLEFISGLSVLELSELVKEFEEKFGVSAQPVAMAGGAAAGGAAAEEQTEFDVIITDAGAKKIGVIKAVRALTGLGLKEAKEATEALPSTIKEGVDKETAEAAKKELEEAGATVEVK; via the coding sequence ATGGCTGTAACTAAAGAAGACGTATTAGAATTTATTTCAGGACTTTCTGTATTAGAACTTTCTGAATTAGTAAAAGAATTTGAGGAAAAATTCGGTGTTTCTGCACAACCTGTAGCAATGGCTGGTGGCGCTGCTGCTGGTGGTGCTGCTGCTGAAGAACAAACTGAGTTTGATGTAATTATTACAGATGCTGGCGCTAAGAAAATTGGTGTTATTAAAGCTGTTCGTGCTCTTACTGGCTTAGGTCTTAAAGAAGCAAAAGAAGCAACTGAAGCATTACCGTCTACAATTAAAGAGGGTGTAGATAAAGAAACTGCTGAAGCAGCTAAAAAAGAGCTTGAAGAAGCTGGTGCTACTGTAGAAGTTAAGTAA